One window of Candidatus Methylomirabilota bacterium genomic DNA carries:
- a CDS encoding DsrE family protein: protein MAKLLITATYGFDNSTRAAMPFFVAKGAKESGIDVGLVLALDATVLVKPEVRKHVQPYGQPPLEELFQFTVEHRIPVYV from the coding sequence ATGGCGAAACTTCTGATCACGGCGACGTACGGTTTCGACAATTCCACTCGTGCCGCCATGCCGTTCTTTGTCGCCAAGGGCGCCAAGGAGTCCGGAATCGACGTGGGTCTCGTGCTGGCGCTGGACGCGACCGTGCTGGTCAAGCCCGAGGTCCGAAAGCATGTGCAGCCCTACGGGCAGCCGCCTCTCGAGGAGCTGTTCCAGTTCACGGTGGAGCACCGGATTCCCGTCTACGTCTGA
- a CDS encoding ABC transporter ATP-binding protein has product MAAPEGIGAGAEVRLHELTKTFGPVVAVRDVSVTVAPGSFFTLLGPSGSGKTTTLMMVAGFVYPTRGEVFVDGVPMASRPPQKRDLGMVFQSYAVFPHLTVDENIAFPLEIRKASRAEIRRAVGEALELVRLQGYERRLPRQLSGGEQQRVALARALVFRPRVLLMDEPLGALDKKLRAHMQLELKHIQQHLHVTVLYVTHDQEEALTMSDRVAVMRGGRIEQVGSPAELYDTPGSSFVADFIGESNFLEGIALSAEGDGRWRCRAAGGLEFLGVGAVPLQAGQAITAAIRPEKLVPAEDGGERVPGKHVNTCKGVVEEAIYVGDATRYRVDLGPDGALTIKVTNRLAARPLSAGAMAALTWSPDETRLFPRGET; this is encoded by the coding sequence GTGGCTGCTCCAGAAGGGATAGGAGCCGGGGCCGAGGTCCGACTCCACGAGCTGACCAAGACCTTCGGGCCGGTGGTCGCGGTGCGCGACGTCTCCGTCACCGTCGCGCCCGGCTCCTTCTTCACGCTTCTCGGCCCCAGCGGGTCCGGCAAGACCACCACCCTCATGATGGTGGCGGGCTTCGTCTATCCGACCCGCGGCGAGGTGTTCGTGGATGGCGTGCCCATGGCGTCGCGGCCGCCCCAAAAGCGCGATCTCGGCATGGTTTTCCAGAGCTACGCGGTGTTCCCGCACCTGACCGTCGACGAGAACATCGCGTTTCCTCTCGAGATCCGCAAGGCCTCGCGCGCGGAGATCCGCCGCGCGGTGGGCGAGGCGTTGGAGCTGGTCCGGCTGCAAGGTTACGAGCGGCGGCTGCCGCGCCAGCTTTCGGGCGGCGAGCAGCAGCGGGTGGCCCTGGCCCGCGCCCTCGTGTTCCGGCCCCGCGTGCTCCTGATGGACGAGCCTCTCGGCGCGCTCGACAAGAAGCTCCGCGCCCACATGCAGCTCGAGCTGAAGCATATCCAGCAGCATCTCCACGTCACCGTTCTCTATGTCACCCACGATCAGGAAGAAGCCTTGACCATGTCCGACCGCGTGGCCGTGATGCGGGGCGGGCGGATCGAACAGGTGGGGAGCCCCGCCGAGCTCTACGACACGCCGGGGAGCAGCTTCGTCGCCGACTTCATCGGTGAGTCGAACTTTCTCGAGGGGATCGCCCTCTCTGCCGAGGGAGATGGACGCTGGCGCTGCCGCGCGGCCGGTGGGCTCGAGTTCCTCGGCGTCGGCGCGGTGCCGCTTCAGGCTGGGCAAGCCATCACCGCCGCCATCCGGCCCGAGAAGCTGGTGCCGGCGGAGGACGGCGGTGAGAGGGTGCCGGGCAAGCACGTCAATACGTGCAAGGGGGTCGTCGAAGAGGCCATCTACGTGGGCGACGCCACGCGATATCGGGTCGACCTCGGGCCCGACGGCGCCCTCACGATCAAGGTGACGAACCGTCTGGCCGCCCGACCGCTCTCGGCCGGCGCCATGGCCGCCCTCACCTGGTCGCCGGACGAGACGCGCCTCTTTCCTCGCGGGGAGACATGA
- a CDS encoding M20/M25/M40 family metallo-hydrolase, producing MPDVKERILARIEADEVIEFARALVKIPSYTTDETPVAEFLHGFFEREGFESTLQEVDPGRFQTIARLRGSGGGTSLMFDGHIDIDPIPGGWIRDPWTPTIEGDRFYGAGIYNMKGGDAAMIMAAVAARRAGVPLRGDVSVAAVVGELQGGVGTVHMLKSGIRADLAIVPEPYSTQNIITKHTGAFELVVHILGRSAHISRMEHGASAISRAARAVAALEALRLRGEPDPDLPGLPRLLVGSIIGGRGREWELRGPNIVPDVCSLFVDVRFPASLTPESILADIRSALDPLAASDKDFRYEIEFPALPGRRIMREVMLPLSVPRDHPLVQTLRANVVAVRGVEPTIGAVAPFSYAGNDTSHLYRAGIPCCLYGPAGGYDEASPDRWTSVEQIVTCARVFGATIADICS from the coding sequence ATGCCCGACGTGAAGGAACGCATCCTGGCCCGCATCGAGGCCGACGAGGTCATCGAGTTCGCCCGCGCCCTCGTGAAGATCCCCAGCTACACCACTGACGAGACGCCCGTGGCCGAGTTCCTCCACGGCTTCTTCGAGCGCGAAGGCTTCGAGAGCACACTGCAGGAGGTCGACCCCGGCCGCTTCCAGACCATCGCCCGTCTCCGGGGCTCGGGGGGCGGGACCAGCCTGATGTTCGATGGCCACATCGACATCGACCCCATTCCCGGCGGCTGGATTCGCGACCCCTGGACGCCGACGATCGAGGGCGACCGCTTCTACGGCGCCGGCATCTACAACATGAAGGGCGGGGATGCCGCGATGATCATGGCCGCGGTGGCCGCCCGCCGCGCCGGCGTCCCGCTCAGGGGCGATGTATCGGTCGCCGCCGTCGTGGGAGAGCTGCAGGGCGGCGTGGGCACCGTCCACATGCTGAAGAGCGGGATACGTGCCGACCTCGCCATCGTGCCCGAGCCCTATAGCACCCAGAACATCATCACCAAGCACACCGGCGCTTTCGAGCTCGTCGTCCACATCCTGGGCCGCAGCGCGCATATCTCACGGATGGAGCACGGGGCCAGCGCCATCAGCAGGGCCGCACGCGCCGTGGCGGCGCTCGAGGCTCTGCGTCTCCGGGGCGAGCCCGATCCCGATCTTCCCGGCCTGCCGCGTCTCCTGGTCGGCAGCATCATCGGAGGTCGCGGGCGAGAGTGGGAGCTGCGTGGTCCCAATATCGTCCCCGACGTCTGCTCGCTCTTCGTCGACGTGCGATTCCCCGCGAGCCTGACGCCCGAGTCGATCCTGGCGGATATCCGGAGCGCGCTCGATCCCCTCGCGGCCTCCGACAAGGATTTCCGCTACGAGATCGAGTTCCCCGCGCTGCCTGGCCGGCGCATCATGCGTGAAGTCATGCTGCCTCTCTCCGTTCCGCGCGATCATCCGCTCGTCCAGACCCTTCGGGCCAACGTGGTCGCGGTCCGCGGCGTCGAGCCCACCATCGGCGCCGTGGCGCCGTTCAGCTATGCCGGCAACGACACCTCGCATCTCTACCGGGCCGGCATTCCCTGCTGTCTTTACGGGCCGGCCGGCGGCTATGATGAGGCTTCGCCCGACCGCTGGACGTCGGTCGAGCAGATCGTGACCTGCGCCCGCGTGTTCGGCGCCACCATCGCCGACATCTGCAGCTGA
- a CDS encoding ABC transporter substrate-binding protein produces MIERTDRGKAAIATASRPGMPSRLSRRTFLAGAASVAAAAAGPFVWIPRAGAAGKVVIRTIGGSYEEANVKAIFEPFTKATGVEVVKVPATLGKLLAMFESGNIELDVVDAGELGVLSLSQKGALEKINYKSWKLTNPEDFDPAIRHDDMIANIFYSTVLGYNAQTFPTGKQPRSWAEFWDLKKFPGPRMLADLASGTVDFEFALLADGVPRDKIYPIDVNRAFKALDRVRPGIRKFWDTGALSAQMLADKEVVLGSIWNGRLQAVADKGAPLAIEWNEACLQTQFWSILKGAKNLENAQRFIEFACQPEIQASHAKHIPYGPTNRQAFKSISADVAARLPSSPEHKAKAFLQNGKWWADNRPMVSERWSQWLLQKG; encoded by the coding sequence ATGATCGAGCGCACGGATCGGGGCAAGGCCGCCATCGCCACAGCGTCGCGCCCCGGCATGCCAAGCAGACTCTCCCGGCGGACATTTCTCGCGGGCGCGGCCAGCGTGGCCGCCGCGGCCGCGGGCCCGTTCGTCTGGATCCCGCGAGCCGGCGCGGCCGGCAAGGTGGTCATCCGCACCATCGGTGGGTCGTACGAGGAAGCCAACGTGAAGGCGATCTTCGAGCCGTTCACCAAGGCCACGGGCGTCGAGGTCGTCAAGGTCCCCGCCACCCTCGGAAAGCTCCTCGCCATGTTCGAGTCCGGCAACATCGAGCTGGACGTGGTCGACGCGGGCGAGCTCGGCGTGCTCTCCCTGAGCCAGAAGGGCGCGCTGGAGAAGATCAACTACAAGAGCTGGAAGCTGACCAATCCCGAGGACTTCGACCCCGCCATCCGCCACGACGACATGATCGCCAACATCTTCTACTCGACGGTTCTCGGCTACAACGCGCAGACCTTCCCCACCGGCAAGCAGCCACGGAGCTGGGCCGAGTTCTGGGACCTCAAAAAGTTCCCCGGCCCCCGCATGCTCGCCGATCTCGCCTCGGGCACGGTCGATTTCGAGTTCGCTCTCCTCGCCGACGGCGTCCCCCGCGACAAGATCTATCCGATCGACGTGAATCGGGCCTTCAAGGCGCTCGATCGCGTGCGCCCGGGCATCCGCAAGTTCTGGGACACGGGCGCGCTCTCGGCCCAGATGCTGGCCGACAAGGAGGTCGTGCTCGGGAGCATCTGGAACGGGCGACTGCAGGCGGTGGCCGACAAGGGCGCCCCCCTCGCCATCGAGTGGAACGAGGCGTGCCTCCAGACCCAGTTCTGGTCCATCCTCAAGGGCGCCAAGAATCTCGAGAACGCCCAGCGCTTCATCGAGTTCGCCTGCCAGCCGGAGATCCAGGCCAGCCACGCGAAGCACATTCCGTACGGGCCCACCAACCGTCAGGCCTTCAAGAGCATTTCCGCCGACGTGGCGGCCCGGCTGCCGTCGAGCCCCGAGCACAAGGCAAAGGCCTTTCTGCAGAACGGCAAGTGGTGGGCGGACAACCGCCCCATGGTCAGCGAGCGCTGGTCGCAGTGGCTGCTCCAGAAGGGATAG
- a CDS encoding ABC transporter permease — MALAGAVLLFLIAPVVIIVIVSFSGAEYLKFPPPFLSLRWYERFLGVPSWRQAIVVSTQVAGLTMVLATVLGLLASLALVRGRFRGKGAIYALLLSPMIVPTIITAIGLYFFFVRIKATGSIVAMALGHTVLALPVVVIIMAATLQGFDIRLEQAALSLGASRLTALRRITLPLILPGVMSAALFAFLTSFDELLIPLFLSGVEVQTLTVKVWNSLLLEVDPTIAAVSSFLIGVTTAVLGVSALLRGRREASRA; from the coding sequence ATGGCACTGGCGGGCGCCGTGCTGCTCTTCCTCATCGCGCCGGTCGTGATCATCGTGATCGTGTCGTTCAGTGGCGCCGAGTATCTCAAGTTCCCCCCGCCTTTCCTTTCGCTGCGCTGGTACGAGCGCTTCCTCGGCGTGCCGAGCTGGCGGCAGGCCATCGTGGTCAGCACGCAGGTCGCGGGGTTGACCATGGTCCTCGCCACCGTCCTCGGGCTCCTCGCCTCCCTCGCGCTGGTGCGCGGCCGGTTTCGCGGGAAGGGCGCGATCTATGCGCTCCTCCTCTCGCCCATGATCGTGCCAACCATCATCACGGCCATCGGCCTCTATTTCTTCTTCGTGCGGATCAAGGCCACCGGCAGCATCGTGGCCATGGCCCTCGGCCACACCGTTCTCGCCCTGCCCGTCGTCGTGATCATCATGGCCGCCACCCTCCAGGGCTTCGACATCCGCCTCGAGCAGGCGGCCCTCAGCCTGGGGGCGAGCCGCTTGACCGCGCTGCGGCGAATCACGCTTCCCCTGATCCTTCCCGGAGTCATGTCGGCGGCGCTCTTCGCATTCCTGACCTCGTTCGACGAGCTCTTGATCCCGCTCTTTTTGTCGGGAGTGGAGGTACAGACCCTCACGGTGAAAGTTTGGAACAGCCTGCTGCTCGAGGTCGACCCGACCATCGCCGCCGTCAGCTCGTTTCTCATCGGGGTGACCACGGCGGTGCTCGGCGTCAGCGCCCTCCTTCGAGGGCGTCGCGAGGCCTCCCGGGCGTGA
- a CDS encoding FAD-dependent oxidoreductase — protein sequence MTPPRHVVVCGAGVMGAAVSYFLASRGVAVTVVERCGVACAASGKSGGFLALDWCDGSELGPLARASFALHAELARQLGTDYGYRRMDTFMLAARERGAIAGDHRVPAPAWLDGAGVVTAALGSPETTAQVHPARFTAALLDAATRRGSGFRIGVVEEVMQRDGAVRGVRVDGEIIEADAVVLAMGPWTSRVARTLRLPTVRGLKGYSVTLAAPELPAHALFVDYRTAEGRALEPEIFPRPDGEVYICGMADPAPLPDTPEAVEVNDASCAVLARAAGRLSTALAAAPILKRQACYRPVTDDGLPLIGRVPRVSGAYVATGHGPWGMLNAPATGLALAELITQGAPSTVDLRPFDPARLRAVAVD from the coding sequence GTGACGCCCCCGCGCCACGTGGTCGTCTGCGGCGCCGGTGTCATGGGCGCCGCCGTCTCCTATTTCCTGGCCAGTCGCGGCGTGGCCGTCACCGTGGTCGAGCGCTGCGGGGTGGCCTGCGCCGCGTCGGGCAAGTCCGGAGGTTTCCTCGCCCTCGACTGGTGCGACGGATCGGAGCTCGGCCCGCTGGCCCGCGCGAGCTTCGCCCTTCACGCCGAGCTGGCTCGCCAGCTGGGCACCGACTACGGCTATCGCCGCATGGACACCTTCATGCTGGCCGCGCGTGAGCGGGGGGCCATCGCGGGTGATCATCGCGTGCCCGCTCCAGCCTGGCTGGACGGCGCCGGAGTCGTCACCGCCGCTCTCGGATCCCCCGAAACCACCGCCCAGGTCCATCCGGCGCGGTTCACCGCCGCCCTGCTCGACGCCGCGACGAGGCGCGGCAGCGGCTTCCGCATCGGAGTCGTCGAAGAGGTGATGCAGCGCGACGGCGCCGTCCGAGGCGTCAGGGTCGACGGCGAGATCATCGAGGCCGACGCCGTCGTCCTGGCCATGGGTCCGTGGACGAGCCGCGTGGCCCGCACCCTCCGGCTGCCCACGGTTCGCGGGCTCAAGGGCTACAGCGTGACGCTTGCCGCGCCTGAGCTGCCCGCCCACGCGCTGTTCGTCGACTACCGCACGGCCGAGGGCCGCGCGCTCGAGCCGGAGATCTTTCCCCGGCCCGACGGAGAGGTCTACATCTGCGGGATGGCCGATCCGGCGCCGCTCCCCGACACTCCGGAGGCCGTCGAGGTCAACGACGCGTCGTGCGCAGTCCTCGCGCGCGCGGCCGGACGCCTCTCCACCGCCCTGGCCGCCGCGCCAATCCTGAAGCGGCAAGCCTGCTATCGTCCCGTCACCGACGACGGCCTGCCGCTCATCGGGCGCGTTCCCCGAGTGTCCGGCGCCTACGTGGCAACCGGCCACGGCCCCTGGGGCATGCTCAACGCGCCCGCCACTGGTCTCGCGCTGGCCGAGCTGATCACTCAGGGCGCCCCCTCCACGGTGGATCTCCGCCCCTTCGACCCGGCGCGCCTCCGCGCCGTCGCAGTGGACTGA
- a CDS encoding Xaa-Pro peptidase family protein, with amino-acid sequence MALHFSKQELAARRRRACRAMAERGLDGLVIFRQESMYYLTGYDTSGYSMFQGMYLGADGALALCTRSPDLRQARITSVIRDIRIWRDRQGANPAEDLRDMLESYRGRGKRLGIEYHAYGLTAQRGLMVDAALHGFCRTEDASDLVRLLRLVKSPAELRYIRRAGQLADEALAVANRMTVPGAPVGGIYAGMLHPIVAGDGDPSASRWPMGSGQEALLVRYHTGHGKVRARDQVTFEFAASYRHYHAALMHVVLTGRVDRRHEAMFRACREALKECEAVLRPGKTVGDVYAAHARVLTRAGYKGHFLNACGYTMGATYPPTWMDEPMIYADNSQVLAPGMVFFIHMILLNSKTGLSMCLGETSIVTRRGAEPVTHAPKTLVAN; translated from the coding sequence ATGGCCCTGCACTTCTCGAAGCAAGAACTGGCGGCCCGGCGGCGGCGCGCCTGCCGAGCCATGGCCGAACGCGGCCTGGACGGCCTGGTCATCTTCCGGCAGGAGAGCATGTACTACCTGACCGGCTACGACACGAGCGGCTACAGCATGTTCCAGGGAATGTACCTCGGAGCCGACGGAGCGCTCGCCCTCTGCACCCGCTCCCCCGACCTTCGCCAGGCTCGCATCACGTCGGTCATCAGAGACATCCGCATCTGGCGTGACCGCCAGGGCGCGAACCCGGCCGAGGATCTCCGCGACATGCTGGAGAGCTATCGCGGCCGAGGGAAGCGACTGGGCATCGAGTACCACGCCTACGGTCTCACGGCCCAGCGCGGGCTGATGGTCGACGCCGCCCTCCACGGCTTCTGCCGAACTGAAGACGCGAGCGACCTGGTTCGTCTTCTCCGTCTCGTCAAGAGCCCGGCCGAGCTGCGCTACATCCGGCGGGCCGGCCAGCTTGCCGACGAGGCCCTGGCCGTGGCGAATCGGATGACCGTTCCCGGCGCGCCCGTGGGCGGGATCTACGCGGGGATGCTGCACCCGATCGTGGCCGGCGACGGCGATCCGTCCGCGAGCCGGTGGCCGATGGGCAGCGGCCAGGAGGCCCTCCTCGTCCGGTATCACACCGGCCACGGCAAGGTCAGGGCGCGCGATCAGGTCACCTTCGAGTTCGCGGCATCGTATCGTCACTACCATGCGGCCCTCATGCACGTGGTGCTGACGGGCCGGGTGGACCGCCGCCACGAGGCGATGTTCCGTGCGTGCCGCGAGGCGCTCAAGGAGTGCGAGGCGGTGCTGCGGCCCGGCAAGACGGTCGGCGATGTCTACGCCGCTCACGCGCGTGTCCTGACCCGGGCTGGGTACAAGGGGCATTTCCTGAACGCCTGCGGCTACACCATGGGCGCGACCTATCCGCCGACGTGGATGGACGAGCCGATGATCTACGCGGACAACTCCCAGGTGCTGGCGCCCGGCATGGTCTTCTTCATCCACATGATCCTGCTGAACAGCAAGACCGGCCTCAGCATGTGCCTCGGGGAGACCTCCATCGTCACCCGGCGCGGCGCCGAGCCGGTGACCCACGCCCCCAAGACCCTCGTGGCCAACTGA
- a CDS encoding LLM class F420-dependent oxidoreductase — MKFGLHSVNLHSCGYPDAAARFGRAAEAAGFESLWVADHVVLPDPPVPGRPMAPDMRLIEPIVALTFLAAHTSRILLATGVIILPQRQAVVLAKQLASLDVLSNGRLIFGLGVGWCEPEMRSVGVPFPERGRIADDYLAAMQALWTKAKPSHQGPHVSFDGVQAMPRPVQTPIPIVVGGRTPPAYRRAVTKGHGWYGFGLDVEETRKSVSALREAGKKSQRPAELGTLEISVTPPGFDIPDKTMLDAYAAAGVDRLMLRPRPDMDTPALERFAAETGHTLGLKT; from the coding sequence ATGAAATTCGGACTGCATTCCGTGAACCTGCATAGCTGTGGCTACCCTGACGCCGCCGCGCGGTTCGGCCGGGCCGCCGAGGCCGCCGGCTTCGAGTCGCTCTGGGTGGCCGACCACGTGGTGCTTCCCGATCCGCCCGTGCCCGGGCGCCCCATGGCCCCCGACATGCGACTGATTGAGCCCATCGTGGCCCTGACGTTCCTCGCCGCCCATACCTCGCGCATCCTCCTGGCCACGGGCGTCATCATCCTGCCCCAGCGCCAGGCCGTGGTGCTCGCCAAGCAGCTCGCGTCACTCGACGTGCTCTCGAATGGCCGGCTCATCTTCGGCCTCGGTGTCGGCTGGTGCGAGCCGGAGATGCGCTCGGTCGGGGTGCCGTTTCCCGAGCGCGGGCGCATCGCCGACGACTACCTGGCCGCCATGCAGGCGCTGTGGACGAAGGCGAAGCCGTCCCATCAGGGCCCGCACGTGTCGTTCGACGGGGTCCAGGCCATGCCGCGACCGGTACAGACGCCGATCCCGATCGTCGTGGGTGGACGGACTCCGCCCGCCTATCGTCGCGCAGTGACCAAGGGCCACGGCTGGTACGGGTTCGGCCTCGACGTGGAGGAGACGCGCAAGAGCGTGAGCGCGCTGCGCGAGGCGGGGAAGAAATCTCAGCGGCCGGCGGAGCTGGGCACGCTCGAGATCAGCGTGACGCCACCCGGCTTCGATATTCCGGACAAGACGATGCTGGACGCCTATGCCGCGGCCGGGGTGGATCGGCTCATGCTGAGGCCGCGCCCGGACATGGACACGCCGGCCCTGGAGCGCTTCGCCGCGGAGACCGGGCACACCCTCGGCCTCAAGACCTGA
- a CDS encoding ABC transporter permease produces the protein MSAPEEASVSADVRLAPEPSLASAERRERWRYLLALLPALLLLAALFVYPLLGIVNRSVYKAGYTLESYRQIIRVPVYLQVIGGTFKISALVTLLCLAFGYPLAYVLATCRPRTARLLMIIIVLPFFTSIIVRTYAWMVLLGRNGIVNQYVMALGLTDKPLALLYNQGGVLIGMTYVLLPYMVLTVYSVMLGIDPGLIRAAHSLGASRLQAFRRVFLPLSLPGIAGGTLLVFILSLGFFITPALMGGPSDVMIAMLIEREVEITLNWSFASALAVVLLGLTLVGFLGYNRIVRLERIFEGRA, from the coding sequence ATGAGCGCGCCGGAGGAAGCCTCGGTCTCGGCTGACGTGAGGTTGGCGCCAGAACCTTCTCTGGCATCGGCCGAGCGGCGGGAGAGGTGGCGCTATCTCCTGGCGCTTCTCCCCGCCCTCCTGCTCTTGGCCGCCCTCTTTGTCTACCCGCTCCTTGGTATCGTCAACCGGAGCGTCTACAAGGCGGGCTACACGCTCGAGTCCTACCGCCAGATCATCCGGGTCCCCGTCTACCTCCAGGTCATCGGAGGGACATTCAAGATCTCCGCGCTCGTCACCCTCCTGTGTTTGGCATTCGGCTACCCTCTCGCCTACGTGCTGGCGACGTGCCGCCCGCGGACGGCGCGGCTCCTCATGATCATCATCGTGCTTCCGTTCTTCACCAGCATCATCGTCCGGACCTATGCCTGGATGGTGCTCCTGGGGCGGAACGGCATCGTGAATCAGTACGTGATGGCGCTCGGCTTGACGGACAAGCCCCTGGCCCTTCTCTACAATCAGGGTGGCGTGCTGATCGGCATGACCTATGTGCTGCTCCCGTACATGGTGCTGACGGTCTACAGCGTGATGCTCGGAATCGACCCTGGTCTCATCCGGGCCGCGCACAGCCTGGGCGCGAGCCGCCTTCAGGCCTTCCGGCGCGTGTTCCTGCCCCTCTCGCTTCCCGGCATTGCCGGAGGAACGCTACTCGTGTTCATCCTGAGCCTCGGCTTCTTCATCACGCCGGCCCTGATGGGTGGCCCGAGCGACGTGATGATCGCCATGCTGATCGAGCGCGAGGTCGAGATCACGCTCAACTGGTCGTTTGCCTCCGCGCTGGCCGTCGTCCTCCTCGGGCTGACCCTCGTCGGATTCCTCGGCTACAACCGGATTGTCCGGCTCGAGCGGATCTTCGAGGGACGGGCGTAA
- a CDS encoding antibiotic biosynthesis monooxygenase, translating to MARLTRHLLLGMLVSGALAVSVHQPASGQEPIPMYVVTYFEVAPAAVKEARGLLVAFRDASRKEAGSIRFDALHRTERPNHFAMVEAWKSPAAQEAHARSSHTKEFREKLQRHLTAAYDERQHVGLSLGADKAVTGRAVYALTHVDVIPTFKDQGTTIVKELAEASRKDAGSLRFDALTQANRANHMTLVEAWADGKALDDHIVAPHVKKFREALGPMSGSLYDERLYALID from the coding sequence ATGGCCAGGCTCACTCGTCACCTGCTGCTGGGCATGCTCGTCTCAGGGGCGTTGGCAGTCTCCGTCCACCAACCCGCAAGCGGTCAGGAGCCCATACCCATGTACGTGGTGACCTATTTCGAAGTCGCGCCCGCGGCCGTGAAAGAGGCCCGCGGGCTTCTCGTGGCCTTCCGCGACGCGAGTCGGAAAGAGGCAGGGAGCATCCGCTTCGACGCGCTCCACCGGACCGAGCGCCCGAACCACTTCGCGATGGTCGAGGCATGGAAGAGCCCGGCCGCCCAGGAAGCCCATGCCCGGTCGTCACATACGAAGGAGTTCAGGGAGAAGCTGCAGCGCCACCTCACCGCCGCCTATGACGAGCGCCAGCACGTCGGCCTGTCCCTCGGCGCGGACAAAGCGGTCACGGGCAGGGCGGTCTACGCCCTGACTCACGTCGACGTCATTCCAACCTTCAAGGACCAGGGAACCACCATCGTGAAGGAGCTGGCCGAGGCCAGCCGCAAGGATGCGGGCAGCCTCCGCTTCGACGCGCTCACCCAGGCCAATCGGGCCAATCACATGACGCTGGTCGAAGCCTGGGCGGACGGCAAGGCGCTCGACGACCACATCGTGGCCCCGCACGTGAAGAAGTTCCGGGAGGCCCTCGGCCCGATGAGCGGCAGCCTCTACGACGAGCGGCTTTACGCGCTCATCGACTAG